The following are encoded together in the Lathyrus oleraceus cultivar Zhongwan6 chromosome 3, CAAS_Psat_ZW6_1.0, whole genome shotgun sequence genome:
- the LOC127127717 gene encoding GDP-fucose transporter 1: MSSSTKPPHYATSGLVIGYALCSSLLAIINKYAITQFNYPGLLTALQYLTSALGVYLFGKLGFLHHDPFTIPIAKKFFPAALVFFLAIFTNTNLLRHANVDTFIVFRSLTPLLVALADTAFRGQPSPSNLTFFSLVVILAGAVGYVATDSGFTLTAYSWAFAYLVTITTEMVYIKHMVMSLGLNTWGFVLYNNVLSLMIAPFFWFLTGENFEVSNAINSSTGSLFEMNAFLAVSLSCVFGLLISFFGFAARKAVSATAFTVTGVVNKFLTVAINVTIWDKHASPAGLVCLLFTIIGGVLYQQSVTGNGSQQRDAVVVTKQSDIESNLVGDGDLEDESEVKGKLASL; this comes from the coding sequence ATGTCATCATCAACCAAGCCACCGCACTACGCCACAAGCGGTTTGGTGATAGGTTACGCTCTCTGTTCAAGCTTGTTAGCGATAATCAACAAATACGCCATCACTCAATTCAACTACCCTGGTCTCTTAACCGCTTTACAGTACCTCACTTCAGCTCTCGGCGTTTACCTTTTCGGAAAATTAGGGTTTCTTCATCACGATCCTTTCACCATTCCGATCGCCAAGAAATTCTTCCCTGCCGCACTCGTTTTCTTCCTCGCTATCTTCACCAACACGAATCTACTCCGTCACGCTAACGTTGATACCTTCATTGTTTTCAGATCTCTTACCCCTCTTCTTGTTGCTCTCGCTGATACCGCTTTTCGAGGTCAACCTTCGCCTTCTAACCTTACTTTTTTCTCGCTTGTTGTTATTCTTGCTGGTGCCGTTGGTTATGTTGCTACCGATTCGGGTTTTACTCTTACCGCTTATTCATGGGCTTTTGCTTATTTGGTTACGATTACTACTGAGATGGTTTATATCAAGCATATGGTTATGAGTCTTGGGTTGAATACTTGGGGTTTTGTTCTTTATAACAATGTCTTGTCTTTAATGATTGCTCCTTTCTTTTGGTTTCTAACTGGAGAGAATTTTGAGGTTTCGAATGCGATTAATTCGAGTACCGGGAGTTTGTTTGAGATGAATGCGTTTCTTGCGGTTTCTTTGTCTTGTGTGTTTGGTTTGCTTATCAGTTTCTTTGGATTTGCTGCGAGAAAAGCGGTTTCGGCTACTGCTTTTACGGTTACTGGGGTTGTGAATAAGTTTCTCACGGTGGCTATTAATGTGACGATTTGGGATAAGCATGCTAGTCCTGCTGGTCTGGTTTGTTTGCTTTTTACTATAATTGGGGGAGTTCTTTATCAGCAATCGGTTACTGGGAATGGTTCGCAACAACGGGATGCGGTGGTGGTGACTAAGCAGAGTGATATTGAAAGTAATCTTGTTGGTGATGGTGATTTGGAAGATGAGAGTGAAGTAAAGGGTAAACTTGCTTCTTTATGA